The DNA segment AGATTAATTATAAGAATAATGAGTAAAAAACTTTTACTTAAAGACGCCCATATAGAAGGAATCAGAACATTCGAAGTATATCGCAAACAAGGTGGTTACGTGTCTGTTGAAAAAGCCCTCAAAATGACGCCTGAAGAAATCGTGGAAGAAGTAAAAACTTCTGGATTGAGAGGTCGTGGTGGAGCGGGATTTCCGACCGGATTAAAATGGAGCTTCGTGGCGAAACCGGAAGGAGTACCCAGATATCTGGTCGTTAATGCTGATGAATCCGAACCAGGAACCTTCAAAGACCGCTATTTGATGGAATTTATTCCACATCTTTTGATTGAAGGAATGATTGTATCTTCTTTCGCTCTTGGTGCTAACACTGCATACATCTATATTCGCGGTGAGTATGCCTGGATACCTGATATTTTGGAAAAAGCCATCGATGAAGCGAAAGCTGCAGGCTTTTTAGGAAAAAATATTTTAGGAACCGGTTTCGATTTAGAAATTTACGTGCACCGCGGTGCTGGAGCTTATATTTGTGGTGAAGAAACCGCGCTACTGGAATCTCTGGAAGGAAAAAGAGGAAACCCTCGCTTAAAACCACCATTCCCTGCAGTGAAAGGACTTTGGGAATGTCCAACCGTTGTGAATAATGTAGAAACCATCGCAGCAGTTGTACCGGTTATTAACTTAACTGGCGCAGAATATGCGAAAATCGGTGTTGGCCGGTCTACAGGGACAAAATTAATTTCTGCTTGTGGGAACATCAACAAACCGGGAGTTTACGAGATCGACATGACCATCACCGTAGAAGAATTTATTTATTCAGATGAATATTGCGGTGGTATCCCGAACGGTAAAAAATTGAAAGCCTGTATTCCGGGTGGAAGTTCTGTACCGATCGTACCAGCTAATCTGTTGTTGAGAACCATTAATGGTGAACCAAGATACATGAACTATGAATCCCTTGCGGATGGTGGTTTTGCCACAGGAACGATGATGGGTTCAGGTGGATTTATTGTATTAGATGAGGATCAGTCCGTCGTAAAACATACCATGACTTTATCTCATTTTTACGCGCACGAGAGTTGCGGACAATGTACCCCTTGTCGTGAAGGAACACCATGGATGTTTAAGATTTTGAAAAAAATATACAGTGGACAGGGAACTATGGCAGATATCGATCTGCTTTGGGATGTTCAGAGAAAAATCGAAGGAAATACGATCTGTCCATTAGGTGATGCGGCTGCGTGGCCGGTTGCTGCTGCGATCCGTCATTTCCGTGACGAATTCGAATGGTATATCAACAATCCGGAAGCAACACGAAGTAATTATGGTTTAGCACATTATGCTGACCCTATTCCTGTGCCTGCAAAAACAGAATAGAAAAAAAGTCACGAAGTGACTGTTTAATATAAACAGGATGAAATCCTGCGGGAATTAATGAAAATAGGATAATATCCTGGGAGGTAGATGAAAAAGATAAGCATTTTATTAACATTTTTGATCGGAGTTGGTTTTGCGCTCGCGCAGGAAGGAAAATCGAAAACAGAACCTTTAACCAAAAAAGGTCAGATGTTGATTTTTTGGGGTTGGAACCGGGCGATGTTCAGTAATTCCGATATTCATTTTAAAGGAGAAGGATATGATTTTGTTCTGCATAAAGTAGTTGCTCACGACCGACCGTCTGATTTTTCGTACCACAATTACTTTCAGCCCGACCGAATTACAATCCCGCAGACCAACCAAAGATTTGCGTATTTTGTACAAGATAATATGGCATTCGTAGTCGGGGTTGATCATATGAAATATGTAATGGATCAGGATCAGACCGTGAAATTTTCTGGTAAAATCACTAATCCGGTGTATGGATCAATGATGCAGAACGGACAGATTGATTTATCTGATGCAGAATTTTTGACTTTTGAACATACAGATGGATTAAACTATATTAACTTTGGTTTAGAAAATTATAAGAATATTTATAATAAAGATAATTTTGATATTGTTTGGAGTTATGGTGCCGGTTTAGGACCCATGTTTCCGAAAAGCAATGTGAAATTATTTGGTAACGAAAGAAGTGACCGGTTTCATGTAGCTGGTTTTGGAGTAGACGGTAGAACGAGTTTGAATTTTGTTTTTTGGAAACATATCGTTGCCAGAATCGAAGCCAAAGGCGGATACATCAATATGTTCGATGTTAAAACGACCTTAAACAACAAACCTGACAAAGCATTGCAGGATTTTGTTTTCGGCCAGTTTAATTTTGGCGTTGGATATACCTTTAATACCAGAAAAAATAATTAAAAGCCAAATGCTTAAGGCGTGAAGCTTAAAGCGATATGATATGAGCGAAGAAATAAAAAAATTTAAGATAACGATCGACGGACAGACTACTGAAGTTCTACCGGGAACTTCTATTTTGGAAGCCGCAAGACAAATTGGTGGTAAATCTGTTCCGCCTGCAATGTGTTATTATAAACCGCTTGAAAATAGCGGTGGAAGATGTAGAACGTGTTTGGTAGAAGTTACCAAAGGTTCTGATGCAGATTCCCGACCGATGCCAAAATTAGTGGCAAGCTGCAGAACCAGCGTGATGGATGGTATGGAAGTAAAAAACCTGCAGTCCGAAAAAACACAGGAAGCCAGACATGCAGTGACTGAATTCCTGTTAATTAATCACCCACTGGACTGCCCTATCTGTGATCAGGCAGGAGAATGTCATTTACAGGATTTAAGTTATGAACATGGGGTTGAGAATACGAGAACAGAATTTGAAAGACGAACGTTTGAGCCCGAAGATATCGGTCCAAATATTAAATTAAATATGAACCGGTGCATCTTGTGTGCACGATGCGTTTTGGTTGCGAATCAGTTAACCGAAAATCGGGAACACGGTATTTTATTCCGGGGAGAACATGCGGAAATCTCTACCAACTTAAATAAGGCTTTAGAAAGTGACTTCATCGGAAACGTTATTGATGTTTGTCCGGTAGGGGCTTTAACAGACAGAACGGCGAGATTCGCCAGCAGAGTTTGGTTTACAAAACCTATGAACGGTACATGTGAATGTTCAAAATGTGCAGGGAAAGCAGTTGTTTGGATGAAAGGTGATGAAGTAATTCGTGTAACAGCAAGAAAAGACCAGTACGACGAAGTTCAGGATTGGATCTGCGACGATTGTAGATTCCACAAAAAAGATTTAAAACTTTGGAATATCGAAGGTCCGCGACATATCGACCGACACTCCGTGATTTCATTGAATCACTACGAAAAACCTAAAAACATGATTAGTCTTTTGGATAATCCAGATGCAAAAGAATTAAGCGATAAAGACGAGAAATAAGATATGGATTTAATTACTTTTAAAATAATATTGGTTGTCAGCCTTTTTGCTTTATCATTAGGTGTTGCAGCATATTCTACTTGGGGTGAAAGAAAAGTTGCCGCGCTTCTTCAGGACAGAATTGGTCCAAACAGAGCGGGTCCTTTTGGGATTTTGCAGCCTTTAGCCGATGGGGGTAAACTTTTTTTCAAAGAAGGTTTTGTTCCGCAGGGTGCAGATAAATTTCTGTTCTATATCGGTCCAGCATTGACCATGTTTATTTCCCTAATTACGGGCGCTGTTATTCCATGGGGAAAAACATTAAATATTGGAGGTAATTCTTTTGATATACAAGTAGCCAATATCGACGTTGGTGTTCTGTATCTGATAGGAATGGTTTCCATCGGAGTTTATGGAATGATGATCGGTGGTTGGGCTTCAAATAATAAATATTCTTTGATTGGTGCGATTAGAGCTTCATCACAGATGATCTCTTACGAATTGGCAATGGGTCTTTCTCTTCTTTCCATTATTTTAATGTCAGGAAGTTTGGATTTACACGTCATCACTTCCACTCAGGGAACCGGAAAAATCTGGGGATTCATTCCAGCAGATGGTATGAACTGGAATATCTTTTATCAACCTTTAGCATTTATCATATTCTTTGTCGCTGCCATGGCAGAAACAAACCGTCACCCTTTTGATTTACCCGAATGTGAATCTGAATTGGTAAATGGATATATGACAGAATATTCTTCGATGAACTTCGGACAGTATATGTTTGGTGAATATGTGAACATGTTCATCTCAAATGCCTTAATTGTTACCTTATTTTTCGGAGGCTTCAACTATCCGGGAATCAGTTGGGTTTCGGATAATTGGGGTGAGAATATCGCGGGGATCCTTAGTATTGTTGCGATGTTAGGAAAAACAGTCATTGGGATTTTAATCTTTATGTGGATTCGGTGGACGATTCCTAGATTCAGATATGACCAGTTAATGCATTTAGGCTGGAAAAAATTAATTCCATTAGCATTAGTGAATTTAATAATTACTGCAGCAGTAATCGTTTTCTTCGCAAATTAATAAAAAAAGAAGTTTTAATGCAACGCTGAAAAGTGGCGCTAAAACCCATCAATATGAAACTTACAAACAGATCAAAAGTAGTCTCGAACAAAGAGATGACTTTTATGGAAAAACTATACCTTCCTGAAATTTTCAAGGGAATGGCTATCACTTTAAAGCACGCAATCGCGGGACCAAAGGGTAAAGTGTATTCTTACCCAGAAGTGGAAAAACCGCGTGCGAAAGTTTGGCGAGGACTTCATGTTTTAAAATTAGATGAAGAAGGACGTGAGCGATGTACGTCGTGTGGATTGTGTGCAGTTGCTTGTCCTGCAGAAGCGATCACTATGACTTCAGGTGAAAGAACTAAAGAGCAAAAGCATCTTTACCGTGAAGAGAAATACGCAGAAGTTTATGAAATCAACATGCTTCGTTGTATTTTCTGCGGAATGTGCGAGGAAGCTTGCCCGAAATCAGCTATTTATATGACTGACCGTTTGGTGGATGTAGAAACCAACCGAGGAAGTTTCATTTACGGTAAAGATAAGTTGGTAGAAAAAATCAACGCAAGAATTGACATCACACAAAGGCAAACTGAATTACAAAAAAAAGCGGTAAAATAGTATGGAACAAATCATATTTTTCTTTGTAGCAGCTTTGGCATTGATCAGCGGATTCTATTTTGTTTTTGCAAAAAACGCGATGTATGCAATTCTGTCTCTAATTATAACCTTCTTCTCGATAGCTGCGCTCTATATTTTATTAAATGCTCAATTCTTGGGAATTGTTCAGATCATTGTATACGCGGGAGCGATTATGGTTTTATTCCTTTACATCTTAATGATGTTGAATTTGAATAAAGAAGACGAGAGCAAAAAGCATAATCTACCCAAATTCATCGGTGTTTTTTCAGCCGGTTTACTATTGGTAGGTATTCTGGGTGCATTTAAAGGTTTAAATCAAAAAACCTACGCAGTTGATATAGATAGTTCTGTTGGTTTAACAAAAAATCTTGGTAAATTATTATTTAACGAATATGTTTTACCTTTTGAGTTGGCTTCTATCCTGATCCTTGCAGGAATTGTAGGAGCGGTTTTAATTGGTAAAAAAGATTTATAGTATTATGGGAGAAGCAAATTCATTTATACAGGCAGTTCCACTGGAATATTTTATTATTCTGAGTTCTGTTTTGTTTTGCATGGGCGTTTTAGGTGTATTAATTCGCAAAAATGCTATTATTATTTTAGGATGTGTCGAGTTGATGCTGAATTCTGTAAACCTTCTACTGGCTGCCTTTTCTTCTTATAAAGGTGACGGGAACGGACAGATCCTGGTGTTTTTCATCATGGTCGTTGCGGCGGCAGAAGTTGCGGTAGGATTAGCAATTATCGCCATGCTGTACCGAAATACAAAATCGGTAGATATCAGTATTTTTAATAAATTAAGAGGATAATAAAGGATGGAAAATTTAGTTTACGCAATTATACTTTTACCTCTTGCGGGATTTCTGATCAACGGATTATTGGGAAAAAGACTTCCAAAGATGGTGGTCGGAACTTTGGCAACAGTCGTAGTTTTTGCCTCATTTATTATCGCTGTAAGTTTATTCTTAAAGTTTGATACAGAATCGCAACCAGTTGTTGTAAGAGCTTTTGAATGGTTTAGAGTTAATGGGATTCAAATTAATTTCGGTTTTCAGATCGATCAGCTTTCGCTGATGATGGTTATGATTATCACAGGAATTGGTTCTCTAATTCACCTTTACTCCATTGGATACATGAGTGAAGACAAAGGGTTTTACAGATTTTTCTCTTACCTGAATTTATTTATTTTCATGATGCTGTTATTAGTAATGGGAAGTAACTACCTTATTCTTTTCATTGGATGGGAAGGGGTTGGATTATGTTCTTATTTGCTTATTGGCTTCTGGTATAAAAATAAAGAATACGGTGCCGCTGCAAGAAAAGCGTTTATCATGAACCGTATTGGTGACTTGGGAATGATCATCGGGATCGTAATGATTGCTTCTCAGACCAATGCTATCGATTATCTTTCTGTTGCTCAAAATTCAGGAAAATTTGAATTAGATTCAACAATCATTATATTCATAACCTCCAGTTTATTTATTGGAGCTGTAGGGAAATCTGCACAGATTCCATTATTTACCTGGCTTCCGGATGCGATGGCAGGACCAACTCCTGTTTCTGCTTTAATTCACGCCGCAACAATGGTAACGGCCGGAGTTTACTTGGTTGTTCGTTCAAACTTCTTATTCTCATTGGCACCAACAACTTTAGAAGGAATATTATTCATAGGACTTTTAACTGCTTTAGTTGCGGCCTTTATTGGTCTACGCCAAAATGATATCAAAAAAGTACTCGCCTACTCTACTGTTTCTCAATTAGGATTTATGTTTGTAGCACTTGGTGTTGGAGCCTACACTACGGCAATGTTCCACTTGATGACGCACGCTTTCTTCAAAGCTTTATTATTCTTAGGCTCAGGTTCAGTAATCCACGCAATGAGCGGAGAACAGGATATGAGACTGATGGGAGGTTTAAAGAAGAAAATTCCGATTACCCATATTACTTTCTTGATTGGAACCTTGGCGATTTCAGGATTTCCATTCCTTTCCGGAATGATTTCCAAAGATGAGATCCTAGCAAATGTTTATGGGAAAAACCCGTTGATCTGGGTGGTATTGTTTGCAATTTCAGCCATGACTGCATTTTATATGTTTAGAGCGTACTATTTAACTTTCCATGGGGAATTCCGCGGAACGAAAGAACAGGAAAATCATCTTCACGAAAGTCCTTTAAATATGACTTTACCATTGATCGTTTTAGCAGTACTTTCTGTTATCGGAGGATTTATTAATCTCCCACATTTTATCGGTCACGGTAATTACGCACAATTAGCAGACTGGTTGAAAACCATTTACGTTTACGATGTTGAGTTGGCTGAAGTTCCTTTTGTCACCGAAATGATTTTACTCGGCTTAACGGTTTTAATGTTTTTTGTAGTTTGGTTCCTCGTTAAAAGGATCTACGTTGATAAGAAAAAAATGGCATTGCCAGAAGAACAATATACAGGTTGGGAAAAACTTTCTAACAGAAAATTATACATCGATGAATTGAACAATGCAACATTTGTAAAATTTATTGAAGGTCTTGGCGTAGGTGGAAACATGTTCGACAAGGGCGTTCTTAAGAGATTTACGGATTTCATCGGTACCGGAGCTGAAGATTCCGGAAGAGCAGCCAAACGCCTACAAAACGGAAATGTAGAGAATTATGTTCTCATCATGTCCCTGGCCATTGGAATTATTTTATTTGTTAACTTTATATTACAATAGTAAATGTCGTATCTATTATTAACATTACTACTATTACCTCTTGTAGGTTCAGGATTGGTGTTCGCGTGGAAAAATCCCGCAAGTAAATATCTAGCATTGGGAATTGCATTTGCACAAATGTTTTTGACCTTTTATATGCTGTCGAATTTCGATTTCAAACCTACCGTAGACGGAGTTTTGCAGTACGAGATCAATTATCCTTGGTCTAATTACATCAAGAGCAATCTTCATTTCGGGATCGATGGAATGAGCATGTTGATGTTGTTACTCACCAACATTTTAACACCACTGATCATTCTTTCATCTTTTAATGAAAAACCAGGCTACCGAAATACCTTCTATGGTCTAATTTTGTTGATGCAGTTCGGATTAGTTGGAGTTTTCACTTCTTTAGATGGTTTACTATTTTATATCTTCTGGGAAGTTACACTAATTCCAATATGGTTGATCGCTGGAATCTGGGGACAGGAAAACAAAAAAGTTCAATTTACGACTCGATTCTTTGTGTACACGTTCGTTGGATCATTGTTCATGTTGATCGGATTAATTTATGTATATACCCACTCCGCTTCTTTTGCACTAACGGATTTATATAATGCTGATTTAAATGAATTACAACAAACGGTCATATTCTGGTTTATCTTCTTTGCTTTTGCAGTGAAGTTACCCATATTCCCTTTTCATTCCTGGCAGGCAGATACATATACTTATTCGCCGACACAAGGATCCATGCTACTTTCGGGAATTATGTTGAAAATGGCTATTTTCGGTTTACTTAGATGGTTATTACCAATTACACCCGCTCCAATTTTAGGAATATCAGGACAGATCGTTTTGGTTCTTGCAATTATTGGAGTTGTTCATGGTGCTTTAATTGCCATTATTCAAAATGACTCAAAGCGTTTAATCGCGTATTCTTCCTTATCACACGTTGGTTTAATGACCGCTGGGATTATGGCTTCTGCGATTCTAACGACAAAAGGAATTTTGATGATTGAAGGTGGCGAAGGTGCTTTAGTTCAAGCATTTGCTCACGGTATCAACGTTGTTGGTTTATTTTACTGCGCTGATATTCTATACAAGAGATTCAAAACAAGAGATATTCGACAAATGGGTGGTTTAGCCAGGGTCGCCCCGAAATTTGCAATTCTGTTTCTGGTGATTTTATTAGGATCGATCGCATTACCATTAACCAATGGTTTTGTAGGTGAATTTATTTTGATAAAATCAATTTTCGATTATAGCATTATAGCTGCAGTAATAGCGGGTACAACTATGATTTTCTCTTCTGTTTACCTCTTTAGATTTTACGGAAAAGCGATGTTTGGAGAAGGTGATGAAAGAATTTTGGAAACTGCCGGTGATTTAACCGGAGTTGAATTTGCAGTTTTAGCCAGTCTTACCGTTTTTGTTATTTTATTGGGGATCTTCCCTCAACCGATAATCGAAATGGTTAATACTCCTTTGAAGTTCATTTTCACTTCAATGATGAATTAAGCATAAATAAATAATTAAGAAATAAAGAGATCGAGACCAACGGTGAAAATCTGAAATCTCAAATCTATAAATCTCAAATCTATACTCAATGAGCGTTTTAATAATTATATTCCTTACTGCAGTTGCTGCACTATTTGCAGGAGTTTTCGAACAGGGGAAATTCTCAAGATATATCGGAATCTTAGGATTACTGATCGCACTTTACGTCAGTTATTTACCGGAATTTTCCTTCTTCACCCAATATCAGCATATGTTTGAATTTGGGGCAAACGCCGCCTTGTTCACTAAAATAACAATCGTTATTACGATCCTTTTATTTTTCATCGCAGGGTTCGCATTCAGTAATCATCGTTCCCACCAGTCGGAATTATACGCTTTAATGTTATTTTCTCTTTGTGGTGGCGTCATCTTATTCAGTTTTCAAAACTTAGTGACTTTATTTTTAGGAATCGAGATCCTTTCTATTCCACTATACGTTCTAGCAGGAAGTAATAAAACCGATTTGCGCTCCAACGAAGCTTCAATCAAATATTTTTTAATGGGAGCTTTTGCAACAGGATTTCTTTTATTCGGAGTAGCCTTAATTTATGGAAGCAGCGGAAGTTTTGATCTTTATAAAATTCACGAATTTGCTGTAACCAACCCAAAAAACCTGATGTTTATTTTAGGTGCAGTTCTAATGTTGGTGGCACTGGCATTTAAAGTTTCACTCGCGCCTTTCCATATGTGGAGTCCTGATGTTTATCAAGGTTCGCCATCCCTCATTACCGCATTTATGATGTCGGTGGTGAAGATATCTGCCTTCTTTGCTTTCTTTAAGTTAATGACGATCGGCTTTTTGGGTATTACCGGAGAATGGATCAATATTATCGGTGTTTTAATTATCATTACTTTATTCCTGGCGAATGTTATGGGATTAGCCCAAACCAATGCAAAAAGGATGTTGGCCTACTCTTCCGTGTCACATGTTGGTTACCTCACTTTGATTTTCTACGGAATGAACAGTCTGTCAAGTTACAATCTGGCATTCTATCTATTTGCGTATTCACTTGCTACCGTGGGCGTCATGATGTGTTTGATCTGGGTTGAAAAACTGAAAAGAGAAACGTCATACAATGCATTCCGGGGTTTAGCACACACAGAACCGATTTTGGCTGTAACTGCGACCGTATCATTGCTATCAATGGCTGGTATTCCTTTAACAGCAGGATTCATGGGGAAATTTGCCATATTTGCACAGGCCATTGAATCAACACCGTTTTTAGTTTTAGTTGCAGTTTTAGGTTCCGCAATATCAATTGCCTATTATCTTCGTTTAATTATGGCGATGTTCTTTCCGAAAGAAAGCAGCTTCAAAACTTCGGAGAAAGTTTCATTAACTTATAATATCGTAGCAGTATTTATTATCTTCGCTTTAGTAGCTATGGGTGTTTTCCCGGATTTATTTGCGAAGCAGTTTGGATTGTAAAAAGATATTTTTAAAATAATTAAAGCGCACTTCATCTGATTTGCGTTTTTTTTATTTTTAAATTTTAATCATTTGATTAATTCATTTGTTTAAATCAAAAAATTAACAGTAACTTTACTAAAGAAATTAAAAAATGAAAACTGAAGAATTTTCTACGGAAGACAAAATATTAGTTGCAGCTTCCAAGGTATTTACTGAAAAAGGATTTTCAGGAACCAGAACCCGTGACATCGCTGACGAAGCCGGAATCAACCTGGCATTGCTCAATTACTATTTCCGCACCAAAGAGAAATTATTCGAACAGGTGATGAAAGTAAAGATCGTTTTACTTTTCGGTCAGATCATTCCCATTATCACAAATGAAAAAACCTCCTTAGATGAAAAACTGGATTTAACGAGTACAAAATATTTCGACATTTTATCCAAAAACCCGAATCTTCCGATTTTTGTATTAAGTGAAATCCAAAAGAAAACCTCGGATGTGAAATCAATACTTCCCTTCGAAAAAGTATTGAAAAATTCTTTTTTAATGCAACAAATTAGGGCACGAAAACCCGATATCAACCCTTTTCACTTCCTGTTGAACTTTCTAAGCATGACCGTTTTTCCTTTCGTAGGAAAACCGATCCTCACCAGTTTCGATCTGATGAATGAAGATGAATTTCAACAATTCATAGAAGAGCGTAAAACGATGGTTCCCATATGGATGAAGATGATATTAAAATAAATAACAGCTTCCAGTTCTAATTATTATCATCCAATTCTAACATGATGTCTAATATCTAAATCATCTGTAGTGAAACATATAAAATACCTTTTCCTCCTTCTCTTCTTTTCCGGCAATGCGCAAACGTTGACCTTAGAAGAATGTTACGGTTTGGCAAAGCAGAATTATCCACTCCTCAAAAGATATGATCTGATCGCCAAAACCAAGGAATACACGATTCAGAATGCTGCGAAAGGATGGCTGCCGCAGATCCAAATTGTGGGGCAGGCAAGCTATCAGAACGAGGTCATCGAGCTCCCACTCCAACTGCCTAATATGACCATCGAGCCGGTGAGTAAAGATCAGTACAAAGTATATGCAGATGTTCAACAAAATATTTACGATGGCGGAATGATCGCCAATCAGAAAAAAATGGCCACTATCAATTCTGAAATTGAACTGCAGAAAACCGAAGTCGAGACCGATCTACTGGAAATACGAATCAACCAGATCTATTTCGGAATTCTACAAACTGATGAACAGCTTCAACAGCTGGGACTTACTAGATCTGACTTATCAAGCGGACTGAAAAAAGCCAAAGCACAATTGGAAAACGGGGTTATCTTTAGAAGTAATGTTGATGTTCTAAAAGCACAATTAGTAAATCTGGAGCAGAAAGAAATGGAACTACAGTCCACTAAAAAAAGTCTGCTACAAATGCTTTCTCTTTTTATTCATAAAACTTTAGATGAAAATATCACGCTCAAAAGACCGGAGAAAATTCTAATTCAGGATGAAAATAAACGGGCAGAACTCAAACTCTTTGAGTTACAAAAACTCAGCTTAGAACAGCAGAAGTCAAACATCAACTCCAAAAATCTTCCAAAATTAGGAGCTTTTTTCCAGGGTGGCTATGGAAAACCGGGCTTCAATATGTTGAAAAATCAATTCGATATTTTCTATATGGCCGGTTTGCGTTTGAACATCCCTATCTCCGGATTTTACACGAAGAAAAATGATCTGGCTTTGGTAGAAACGCAACAGCAGGAAATAGACGTACAAAAACAAAACTTCCTTTTCAATCAGCAATTTCAAACCATACAGAACAACAACGACCTGGATAAAATCCAACAACTTATTAATAAGGACAACGAACTCATCGAATTACGGGAAAGCATTAAAAATGCCTCTTTAGCCCAACTGGAAAACGGCGTCATTACGACGAATGATTATCTGCGGGAAGTCAATGAACTCGATCGCACAAAAAATCAGCAGATCCTGCACGAGATACAATATCTGTTAACACAGTACAATCTCAAGGCGCAACTGAATCAATAGACAATAGACAATAGACAATAGACAACTTAAATTTTACGGTTTAGAAAAGCAAAATATTAAATGCATTTATCAGTTTTAAAAATTCCGAAGGAATGAGATTATTTTAATATAAAAGGAACGCTCAGTATCAACTCCGAAGGCGTGACATTAAACGAAGAAGAACTTAATATTCAGTTGAAAGTTCAAAAATAAAAAACAACGTAAGATCATTCCATTTAGATAAAATTCCGAAGGAATGAAATTATTTTAATATAAAAGGAACGCTCAGTATCAACGCCGAAGGCGTGACATTAAACGAAGAAGAACTTAATATTCAGTTGAAAGTTCAAAAATAAAAAACAACGTAAGATTATTGCATTTAGGTAAAATTCCGAAGGAATGAGATTATTCTAATATAAAAGAAAAGCTCAGTATCAACGCCGAAGGCGTGACATTAAACGAAGAAGAACTTAATATTCAGTTGAAAGTTCAAAAATAAAAAACAACGTAAGATTATTGCATTTAGGTAAAATTCCAAAGGAATGAGATTATTCTAATATAAAAGAAAAGCTCAGTC comes from the Chryseobacterium sp. SNU WT5 genome and includes:
- the nuoL gene encoding NADH-quinone oxidoreductase subunit L, whose amino-acid sequence is MENLVYAIILLPLAGFLINGLLGKRLPKMVVGTLATVVVFASFIIAVSLFLKFDTESQPVVVRAFEWFRVNGIQINFGFQIDQLSLMMVMIITGIGSLIHLYSIGYMSEDKGFYRFFSYLNLFIFMMLLLVMGSNYLILFIGWEGVGLCSYLLIGFWYKNKEYGAAARKAFIMNRIGDLGMIIGIVMIASQTNAIDYLSVAQNSGKFELDSTIIIFITSSLFIGAVGKSAQIPLFTWLPDAMAGPTPVSALIHAATMVTAGVYLVVRSNFLFSLAPTTLEGILFIGLLTALVAAFIGLRQNDIKKVLAYSTVSQLGFMFVALGVGAYTTAMFHLMTHAFFKALLFLGSGSVIHAMSGEQDMRLMGGLKKKIPITHITFLIGTLAISGFPFLSGMISKDEILANVYGKNPLIWVVLFAISAMTAFYMFRAYYLTFHGEFRGTKEQENHLHESPLNMTLPLIVLAVLSVIGGFINLPHFIGHGNYAQLADWLKTIYVYDVELAEVPFVTEMILLGLTVLMFFVVWFLVKRIYVDKKKMALPEEQYTGWEKLSNRKLYIDELNNATFVKFIEGLGVGGNMFDKGVLKRFTDFIGTGAEDSGRAAKRLQNGNVENYVLIMSLAIGIILFVNFILQ
- the nuoF gene encoding NADH-quinone oxidoreductase subunit NuoF — encoded protein: MSKKLLLKDAHIEGIRTFEVYRKQGGYVSVEKALKMTPEEIVEEVKTSGLRGRGGAGFPTGLKWSFVAKPEGVPRYLVVNADESEPGTFKDRYLMEFIPHLLIEGMIVSSFALGANTAYIYIRGEYAWIPDILEKAIDEAKAAGFLGKNILGTGFDLEIYVHRGAGAYICGEETALLESLEGKRGNPRLKPPFPAVKGLWECPTVVNNVETIAAVVPVINLTGAEYAKIGVGRSTGTKLISACGNINKPGVYEIDMTITVEEFIYSDEYCGGIPNGKKLKACIPGGSSVPIVPANLLLRTINGEPRYMNYESLADGGFATGTMMGSGGFIVLDEDQSVVKHTMTLSHFYAHESCGQCTPCREGTPWMFKILKKIYSGQGTMADIDLLWDVQRKIEGNTICPLGDAAAWPVAAAIRHFRDEFEWYINNPEATRSNYGLAHYADPIPVPAKTE
- the nuoK gene encoding NADH-quinone oxidoreductase subunit NuoK, which gives rise to MGEANSFIQAVPLEYFIILSSVLFCMGVLGVLIRKNAIIILGCVELMLNSVNLLLAAFSSYKGDGNGQILVFFIMVVAAAEVAVGLAIIAMLYRNTKSVDISIFNKLRG
- a CDS encoding NuoI/complex I 23 kDa subunit family protein, whose amino-acid sequence is MKLTNRSKVVSNKEMTFMEKLYLPEIFKGMAITLKHAIAGPKGKVYSYPEVEKPRAKVWRGLHVLKLDEEGRERCTSCGLCAVACPAEAITMTSGERTKEQKHLYREEKYAEVYEINMLRCIFCGMCEEACPKSAIYMTDRLVDVETNRGSFIYGKDKLVEKINARIDITQRQTELQKKAVK
- a CDS encoding NADH-quinone oxidoreductase subunit J produces the protein MEQIIFFFVAALALISGFYFVFAKNAMYAILSLIITFFSIAALYILLNAQFLGIVQIIVYAGAIMVLFLYILMMLNLNKEDESKKHNLPKFIGVFSAGLLLVGILGAFKGLNQKTYAVDIDSSVGLTKNLGKLLFNEYVLPFELASILILAGIVGAVLIGKKDL
- a CDS encoding 2Fe-2S iron-sulfur cluster-binding protein, which gives rise to MSEEIKKFKITIDGQTTEVLPGTSILEAARQIGGKSVPPAMCYYKPLENSGGRCRTCLVEVTKGSDADSRPMPKLVASCRTSVMDGMEVKNLQSEKTQEARHAVTEFLLINHPLDCPICDQAGECHLQDLSYEHGVENTRTEFERRTFEPEDIGPNIKLNMNRCILCARCVLVANQLTENREHGILFRGEHAEISTNLNKALESDFIGNVIDVCPVGALTDRTARFASRVWFTKPMNGTCECSKCAGKAVVWMKGDEVIRVTARKDQYDEVQDWICDDCRFHKKDLKLWNIEGPRHIDRHSVISLNHYEKPKNMISLLDNPDAKELSDKDEK
- the nuoH gene encoding NADH-quinone oxidoreductase subunit NuoH, with product MDLITFKIILVVSLFALSLGVAAYSTWGERKVAALLQDRIGPNRAGPFGILQPLADGGKLFFKEGFVPQGADKFLFYIGPALTMFISLITGAVIPWGKTLNIGGNSFDIQVANIDVGVLYLIGMVSIGVYGMMIGGWASNNKYSLIGAIRASSQMISYELAMGLSLLSIILMSGSLDLHVITSTQGTGKIWGFIPADGMNWNIFYQPLAFIIFFVAAMAETNRHPFDLPECESELVNGYMTEYSSMNFGQYMFGEYVNMFISNALIVTLFFGGFNYPGISWVSDNWGENIAGILSIVAMLGKTVIGILIFMWIRWTIPRFRYDQLMHLGWKKLIPLALVNLIITAAVIVFFAN